The proteins below are encoded in one region of Pongo pygmaeus isolate AG05252 chromosome 20, NHGRI_mPonPyg2-v2.0_pri, whole genome shotgun sequence:
- the LOC129020998 gene encoding vomeronasal type-1 receptor 4, whose product MASWYVAMGMIFLSQTMVGVLGSFSLLHYLSLYYIGCRLRSTDLIVKHLIAASFLALLCKGVPQTMAAFRVRYFLNAIGCKLVFYLHRVGRGVSTGTTCLLSVFQVITVSSRKSRWAKLKEKAPKHVGFSVLLCWILCMLVNIIFPMYVTGKRNHTNITVNKDLGDCCGGGNNKIAQTLCAMLLSFPDVLCLGFMLWASSSMVCILHRHKQRVQHIHGSNLSPRASPENRATQSILIPVSTFVSSYTLSCLLQVCMALLDNPNSLLVNTSALMSACFPTLSPFVLMSCDPSVYRLCFAWKR is encoded by the coding sequence ATGGCCTCCTGGTATGTGGCAATGGGAATGATCTTCTTATCACAGACCATGGTGGGAGTCCTGGGGAGCTTCTCTCTTCTCCATTATCTCTCCCTTTACTACATTGGGTGCAGGTTAAGGTCCACAGATTTGATTGTTAAGCACTTGATTGCAGCCAGCTTCTTGGCTCTTCTCTGTAAAGGAGTCCCCCAGACAATGGCAGCTTTCCGGGTTAGATATTTTCTCAATGCGATTGGGTGCAAACTTGTTTTCTATCTCCACAGAGTGGGCAGGGGAGTGTCCACTGGCACCACCTGCCTCTTGAGTGTCTTCCAGGTGATCACGGTCAGCTCCAGGAAATCCAGGTGGGCAAAACTCAAAGAGAAAGCTCCCAAGCATGTTGGCTTTTCTGTTCTCCTGTGCTGGATCCTGTGCATGTTGGTAAACATCATCTTTCCCATGTATGTGACTGGCAAACGGAACCACACAAACATCACAGTGAACAAGGATTTGGGAGACTGTTGTGGGGGAGGCAACAACAAAATCGCACAGACACTGTGTGCAATGTTGTTATCATTCCCTGATGTGTTGTGTCTGGGGTTCATGCTCTGGGCCAGCAGCTCCATGGTTTGCATCCTGCACAGGCACAAGCAGCGGGTCCAGCACATTCATGGGAGCAATCTCTCCCCCAGAGCCTCCCCAGAGAACAGAGCTACGCAGAGCATCCTCATCCCGGTGAGCACCTTTGTGTCTTCTTACACTCTCTCCTGCCTTTTACAAGTTTGTATGGCTCTTTTGGATAATCCCAATAGTTTACTGGTGAACACTTCAGCCTTAATGAGTGCATGTTTCCCAACTCTCAGCCCCTTTGTTCTCATGAGCTGTGACCCCAGTGTATACAGGCTTTGCTTTGCCTGGAAAAGATGA